One window of the Wolbachia endosymbiont of Ctenocephalides felis wCfeJ genome contains the following:
- a CDS encoding UDP-N-acetylmuramoyl-L-alanyl-D-glutamate--2,6-diaminopimelate ligase has product MRLKELLHNIIDVNFDVEIKGVTCNPKRIKEGYLFVCVSEEREKCVNGIIGASAIIANFAAHDACIFHPNPQELYSKIISRFYQFKQPKYVAAVTGTNGKTSVVEFCRQIWQNAGYNAASIGTLGTCINNERENNILTTPDAEDLYATLRDINNKGIEHLALEASSHGIDQCRIHGLRLTAAAFTNFSQDHLDYHQDISEYFEAKKRLFYEVLPKEKTAVLNADIDEYYALLKTAKKRGNKVITYGKTASNIALIKQIPTQSGQNLTIKIGGKVYNVFFPVLGQFQAYNLLCAISVVIASGVDYQGMCIDKLVSPLGRMEKVKPFAFVDYAHTPNALKQALLSLKWHFNKKIILVFGCGGNRDRTKRAEMGKIARMYAERVIVTDDNPRDEDPAKIRHDILLHCSDALEIGDRKEAIEKGIDIAYNKGMILLVAGKGHEKSQTIRNQTFAFSDVEVIKNHALIY; this is encoded by the coding sequence GTGAGACTAAAAGAATTACTACATAACATTATTGACGTCAACTTTGATGTTGAAATCAAAGGCGTTACATGTAATCCCAAAAGAATTAAAGAAGGTTATCTTTTTGTTTGTGTGTCAGAGGAACGTGAGAAATGCGTGAACGGCATAATAGGAGCTTCAGCAATAATAGCAAACTTTGCAGCGCATGATGCCTGCATCTTCCATCCAAACCCTCAAGAGTTATACAGCAAAATAATTAGCAGGTTTTATCAGTTCAAACAGCCAAAGTATGTTGCTGCTGTTACAGGTACAAATGGCAAAACTTCGGTGGTGGAGTTTTGCCGCCAAATCTGGCAAAATGCAGGTTATAATGCTGCATCTATCGGAACGCTCGGGACATGTATCAATAATGAAAGGGAAAATAATATCCTTACCACTCCAGATGCAGAGGACCTTTATGCAACGTTACGTGATATAAACAATAAAGGCATAGAGCACTTAGCGTTAGAGGCTTCAAGCCATGGGATTGACCAATGCAGAATTCATGGACTTAGGCTCACTGCTGCGGCTTTTACAAATTTTTCGCAGGATCATTTAGATTATCATCAGGATATCAGCGAGTATTTTGAGGCTAAAAAAAGGTTGTTTTATGAGGTACTGCCAAAAGAAAAAACAGCAGTTTTAAATGCGGATATAGATGAATACTACGCATTGCTCAAGACAGCTAAAAAACGCGGTAACAAAGTTATAACTTATGGAAAAACAGCTTCTAACATTGCTTTAATAAAGCAAATACCAACTCAAAGTGGTCAAAATCTTACAATTAAAATCGGTGGTAAAGTTTATAACGTATTTTTTCCAGTTCTGGGGCAATTTCAGGCCTATAATTTACTATGTGCAATCAGTGTAGTTATTGCCTCTGGAGTGGACTATCAGGGAATGTGCATAGATAAACTCGTTTCTCCACTGGGAAGAATGGAAAAAGTGAAACCTTTTGCATTTGTGGATTACGCGCACACTCCAAATGCACTTAAACAAGCTCTGTTGTCTTTAAAATGGCACTTTAACAAAAAAATAATCCTAGTTTTTGGTTGTGGTGGAAATCGTGACCGAACAAAACGTGCAGAAATGGGTAAGATAGCACGAATGTATGCAGAAAGAGTGATAGTTACAGATGATAATCCGCGTGATGAAGATCCAGCAAAAATTCGTCATGATATTTTACTACATTGTTCTGATGCACTAGAGATAGGGGACAGAAAAGAAGCTATAGAGAAAGGTATAGATATTGCCTATAACAAAGGTATGATCCTGCTGGTTGCAGGGAAAGGGCATGAAAAATCCCAAACAATAAGAAACCAAACTTTTGCATTCAGTGATGTTGAGGTTATTAAAAATCATGCCTTAATATACTGA
- a CDS encoding cytochrome c oxidase assembly protein, with translation MFSFSRGDSKNSIVFFLISLVILMLCLAYASVPLYSIFCKATGYGGTTRKVTNTTANITNQKIRVHFNADVMPDLPWEFNSETNYIDTNIGEQSLAFYYAKNLSDQSSFGMAVYNVTPFKAGKYFNKVACFCFEEQMLLPKQKAAMPVSFYIDPEIMRDNSTKDLSEITLSYTFFRLK, from the coding sequence ATGTTCTCCTTTTCAAGGGGAGATAGTAAAAATTCTATAGTTTTCTTTTTGATATCTTTAGTGATATTGATGCTGTGCCTTGCATATGCATCGGTGCCACTATATAGCATTTTCTGTAAAGCTACTGGATATGGTGGTACAACGAGAAAAGTAACCAACACAACAGCGAATATAACTAATCAAAAAATCAGAGTCCATTTTAACGCTGATGTAATGCCGGATCTGCCTTGGGAGTTTAATTCAGAAACTAATTACATTGATACAAACATAGGAGAACAAAGTTTAGCATTTTATTACGCAAAAAACCTATCTGATCAGTCTTCGTTTGGAATGGCAGTATATAATGTTACACCTTTCAAAGCTGGCAAGTATTTCAACAAAGTTGCATGTTTTTGCTTTGAAGAACAAATGCTACTGCCAAAACAAAAAGCAGCGATGCCTGTATCCTTTTATATAGACCCCGAGATAATGCGCGACAATAGCACAAAAGATTTAAGTGAAATAACATTATCATACACGTTTTTTAGGCTTAAATAG
- a CDS encoding BolA family protein codes for MGIIETIEEKIRNSIDIINIDIIDESVKHADHYFASSSILPSHIKLVLISDSFIGMSTLKRHRLIYELLKSEIGLIHAISLHLYTQSEYNSKE; via the coding sequence ATGGGCATTATTGAAACGATAGAAGAAAAAATACGCAATTCGATAGATATAATTAATATTGATATTATCGATGAGTCTGTAAAACATGCAGATCATTATTTTGCTTCATCTTCAATATTACCTTCACATATTAAATTAGTATTAATATCTGATAGCTTTATCGGAATGAGTACCTTAAAGAGACATAGGTTGATTTATGAGCTGCTAAAGAGCGAGATAGGGCTAATACATGCAATTTCTCTTCACTTGTATACGCAAAGCGAATACAATTCAAAAGAATAA
- the ruvC gene encoding crossover junction endodeoxyribonuclease RuvC translates to MVKIIGLDPGISKTGWAVINLSGKSNVEFLGSNTISTDCRLSIGERLRIVFEQLKEVISLYSPSEAAVEKIFVNKNPKSSLTLGYARGVVILALEMTELTVNEYDANYVKKSITGNGHADKDQVVFMVKQIVKNLNIKCHHAADALAVAICHAYMKGSDFIK, encoded by the coding sequence ATGGTTAAAATAATAGGTCTCGATCCGGGGATAAGTAAGACCGGATGGGCTGTTATCAATCTCAGCGGGAAAAGTAATGTCGAATTTCTGGGCAGTAACACGATATCAACTGACTGTAGGCTAAGCATAGGTGAACGTTTGCGTATCGTTTTTGAACAATTAAAAGAAGTGATTTCTCTATATTCTCCAAGTGAAGCTGCGGTAGAGAAAATTTTTGTTAATAAGAATCCGAAATCTTCGCTAACTTTAGGATATGCAAGAGGAGTCGTAATTTTAGCGTTAGAGATGACGGAGCTGACTGTAAATGAGTATGATGCAAACTATGTAAAAAAAAGCATTACTGGAAATGGTCATGCCGACAAAGATCAAGTTGTATTTATGGTGAAGCAGATAGTTAAAAATTTAAATATAAAATGTCACCATGCTGCTGATGCTCTTGCTGTAGCAATTTGTCATGCTTATATGAAAGGTTCTGATTTTATTAAGTAA
- a CDS encoding TenA family protein codes for MFSGIIRSCYGSSLLRDIAQHPFNVELMNNTLNIESFKFYIQQDALFLDDYVRTMLIIASRMEDYNNVILLAKVAQGTITANKFLYNHYFTIYDVRRGKKSPTCFNFTNFLLSISYSDIYEAITVLYSCMFIYKIVIDDMKGGFKKNNRYKDWFDFCSSGLMEYGCTALENIVDEYCKRVGVNERSRMLELFRMSAQFELDFWDSAYNFPKFNQVPKEH; via the coding sequence GTGTTTAGTGGTATAATTAGGAGCTGTTATGGTTCAAGCCTTTTAAGGGATATTGCTCAGCATCCTTTTAATGTTGAGCTGATGAATAATACTTTGAATATAGAGAGTTTTAAGTTCTATATCCAACAAGATGCGTTATTTTTAGATGATTATGTTCGCACTATGTTGATTATTGCATCCAGAATGGAAGACTATAATAACGTAATCTTACTTGCTAAAGTGGCGCAAGGGACAATAACTGCTAATAAGTTCTTGTACAATCACTACTTTACTATATACGATGTAAGACGTGGAAAGAAATCTCCTACTTGTTTCAACTTTACCAACTTTCTTTTGTCCATTTCATATAGTGATATCTATGAAGCTATAACAGTTTTATATTCTTGCATGTTTATATACAAGATTGTTATTGATGATATGAAAGGTGGGTTCAAGAAAAATAACAGATATAAAGATTGGTTTGATTTTTGTAGTAGTGGCTTAATGGAATATGGGTGCACTGCTTTAGAGAATATTGTTGATGAATATTGCAAAAGGGTAGGAGTAAATGAAAGGAGCAGGATGCTTGAGTTGTTTAGAATGAGTGCACAATTTGAATTAGACTTTTGGGACAGTGCATACAATTTTCCAAAATTCAATCAAGTGCCTAAGGAACATTGA
- the sdhC gene encoding succinate dehydrogenase, cytochrome b556 subunit: MSDRPLSPHLQIYKVQVTSFFSIMHRLTGTLLFLLLIVFSWYFILHVYFPRLFIVKYLSVLLFTPIAKLAYVLCLVNFLYHFLNGIRHLLWDAGLNLEITGVSKSAILLTVVLFLSTVAFLFMCI, encoded by the coding sequence ATGAGTGATAGGCCTCTTTCTCCACATTTACAAATCTATAAAGTACAAGTTACTAGTTTTTTCTCTATTATGCACAGGTTAACTGGTACCTTGCTGTTTCTTTTATTAATTGTATTTTCTTGGTATTTCATATTACATGTTTATTTTCCTAGACTATTTATAGTGAAATACTTAAGTGTATTGTTATTTACTCCTATCGCTAAGTTGGCTTATGTTTTATGTCTTGTAAATTTTCTGTACCATTTTTTAAATGGTATTCGTCACTTATTATGGGATGCTGGGCTTAATTTAGAAATTACTGGTGTTTCAAAGAGTGCTATATTACTAACAGTAGTGCTGTTTCTTTCTACTGTGGCTTTTTTATTTATGTGTATATGA
- the sdhD gene encoding succinate dehydrogenase, hydrophobic membrane anchor protein: MSQSGSSAHHWWVQRVSAVILLFLFPWFIYSFSCTFYNNGSLSFNEKLFQAIDHPLELLFFVILLFCVFWHAVLGIQVVCEDYIHNILLRVFAITCIKYLSSITYIVLAFTIFFFYKHIFL; encoded by the coding sequence ATGAGTCAGTCTGGAAGTTCAGCGCATCATTGGTGGGTTCAGCGTGTTTCAGCGGTAATTCTACTATTTTTATTTCCTTGGTTTATCTATTCGTTTTCTTGCACATTCTATAATAATGGCTCTTTATCTTTTAATGAGAAGTTATTTCAGGCTATTGATCATCCTCTGGAACTTTTATTTTTTGTTATATTACTATTTTGTGTTTTTTGGCACGCGGTTCTTGGTATTCAGGTAGTGTGTGAAGATTATATACACAATATACTCCTTAGGGTTTTTGCAATTACGTGCATAAAGTACTTGTCGAGCATTACTTATATAGTGCTTGCCTTTACAATTTTTTTCTTCTATAAGCATATTTTCTTGTAA
- the metC gene encoding cystathionine beta-lyase — protein MKEESLLVKAGRKFDDYKGSMNSPVYHSSTVLFPTYKDYLDAANGESIYDVINDDVARDYSYSSVGTPTVHYLSNALAEIEGRGQALIYPSGLFALTFAILTFSKVGSHVLIQDNSYYRLKRFAESELPKRGVEVTFYDPTQDIAGLIRGNTSLIMIETPGSVTFEISNIEHIVKVARKHGIVTVCDNSWATPLLFRPLDYGIDVALYAVTKYLAGHSDLLMGAIVAEGEVFKLLYEGYKNYGITVQSHDCYLAHRGLRTLHTRMKGHQNTAVAVAKWLEKHPKIRKVLYPALPSHPQHELWKSYFKGASSVFSIVLDREYLCEELSCMVNRMEIFGIGASWGGCDSLILPIDRKSMSRSVMNAYCGGSFVRIFCGLEDPEDLISDLNTALARLPCLDAKNDEVKCETKRITT, from the coding sequence GTGAAAGAAGAATCTTTGTTGGTTAAAGCAGGAAGAAAGTTTGATGACTATAAAGGTTCTATGAACTCACCAGTTTATCATTCTTCTACCGTATTATTTCCTACTTACAAGGACTACTTAGATGCAGCAAATGGAGAAAGCATATACGATGTAATCAACGATGATGTTGCAAGAGATTATAGTTACAGTAGTGTTGGTACTCCAACTGTCCATTATCTTTCAAATGCGCTCGCTGAAATTGAGGGTAGGGGTCAGGCATTGATCTATCCCTCTGGATTATTTGCACTTACTTTTGCTATTTTAACCTTCAGTAAAGTAGGTTCACATGTTCTGATTCAAGATAATAGTTATTATAGGCTAAAAAGATTTGCCGAGAGTGAGTTACCAAAAAGAGGAGTAGAAGTAACTTTTTATGATCCAACACAGGACATAGCTGGTTTAATTCGGGGTAACACTTCACTCATCATGATCGAAACTCCTGGCTCTGTAACATTTGAAATTTCAAATATAGAACACATAGTAAAAGTTGCTAGGAAGCACGGGATTGTAACCGTTTGTGACAACTCCTGGGCCACTCCTTTGTTATTTAGGCCGCTCGATTATGGAATTGATGTTGCATTATATGCAGTTACAAAGTATCTAGCTGGCCACTCGGATTTATTAATGGGAGCTATTGTTGCTGAAGGTGAAGTTTTTAAATTGCTTTATGAGGGCTACAAAAATTACGGGATTACTGTTCAGTCGCACGATTGTTACCTTGCACACAGGGGACTTAGAACATTGCATACACGCATGAAGGGGCATCAAAATACAGCAGTGGCAGTGGCAAAATGGCTAGAGAAACATCCAAAAATCAGAAAAGTCTTGTACCCAGCGCTTCCTTCTCATCCTCAGCACGAATTATGGAAAAGTTACTTTAAGGGAGCAAGTAGCGTATTTAGTATAGTACTTGATAGGGAATATTTGTGTGAAGAACTGAGTTGCATGGTTAATCGCATGGAAATTTTTGGCATCGGTGCTTCTTGGGGAGGATGTGATAGTTTAATATTGCCAATAGATCGTAAATCTATGTCAAGATCTGTAATGAATGCGTATTGTGGTGGAAGTTTCGTGCGAATATTTTGTGGACTAGAGGATCCTGAAGATTTAATCTCTGATTTGAATACTGCATTAGCAAGATTACCATGTTTAGACGCCAAAAATGATGAAGTAAAATGTGAGACTAAAAGAATTACTACATAA
- a CDS encoding ComF family protein — protein MSLLLLEKAVSLIFPNVCVSCECIIDKNYDLCSKCNKKIEFLTKHYCNVCGTVISDNIYTCGKCIANPPPFKVLRSAFAYDQHSKNMIINLKFFDNLNYVKSYVKWMYRANRDIFLDAEIIIPIPLHKMRLLKRKYNQAALLARELSKLSNLFYAPFAIKRPRHTTPQAGLSLKQREKNLKRAFKTSNKEIIKNKIVILVDDVVTTGATVRSCSQEILNSGAKEVRVLSLARTVNDLTFCIKNQ, from the coding sequence GTGAGTCTTTTACTACTGGAGAAAGCCGTAAGCCTCATCTTTCCAAACGTATGTGTGAGTTGTGAATGCATCATTGATAAAAATTATGATTTGTGTAGTAAGTGCAATAAAAAAATTGAATTTTTAACCAAACATTACTGCAACGTTTGTGGCACAGTAATTTCGGACAATATTTATACATGTGGCAAATGCATTGCCAATCCCCCACCGTTTAAAGTGTTAAGATCAGCTTTTGCTTATGATCAGCATAGTAAAAATATGATTATAAATTTAAAATTCTTTGATAATTTAAATTATGTAAAAAGTTATGTGAAGTGGATGTACCGAGCTAATAGGGATATATTCCTAGATGCAGAGATTATAATTCCTATACCGCTTCATAAAATGCGCTTACTTAAGCGTAAATATAATCAAGCGGCATTGCTCGCGAGGGAACTCAGCAAGTTATCCAACTTATTTTATGCACCATTTGCAATAAAGCGCCCTCGCCACACCACACCTCAAGCTGGTCTTTCACTTAAACAGCGTGAGAAAAATTTAAAAAGGGCCTTTAAAACAAGCAACAAAGAAATTATCAAAAATAAAATCGTGATATTGGTTGATGACGTAGTAACAACTGGAGCAACCGTAAGATCTTGCTCTCAAGAAATTTTAAATTCTGGCGCAAAGGAAGTGAGAGTGTTGTCACTTGCAAGAACGGTGAATGATTTGACCTTTTGCATAAAAAATCAGTAG
- a CDS encoding Smr/MutS family protein produces MSDDELNWRKNVKPIKCGKVTLRVDHKVNIKSVVNKGTPYLQENFLNVNKGNLPFCLDYNTKSKVDKGKYFINGRLDLHGYNMGDAYYKLIDFIVRNYQEGSRCLLIITGQGNTTDGADTIKSSLNKWLNDTKIQHMVLYCQQATKKHGGEGAFYVLLRRNRGFRP; encoded by the coding sequence ATGTCGGATGATGAGTTAAACTGGCGAAAAAATGTTAAGCCAATAAAATGTGGGAAGGTTACTTTGAGAGTTGACCATAAAGTGAATATAAAATCTGTAGTCAATAAGGGCACACCTTACTTACAAGAAAATTTTCTTAATGTGAATAAAGGTAACTTGCCGTTTTGTCTTGACTACAACACAAAATCAAAAGTTGATAAGGGAAAATATTTTATAAACGGTAGACTTGACCTACATGGCTACAATATGGGGGATGCTTACTATAAGTTGATAGATTTTATCGTTAGAAATTATCAAGAGGGAAGTAGATGCCTATTGATAATTACAGGACAGGGTAATACAACAGATGGGGCGGATACTATAAAGAGTAGCCTAAACAAGTGGTTGAATGATACTAAGATTCAGCACATGGTGCTATATTGTCAACAAGCTACAAAAAAACATGGTGGCGAGGGGGCCTTTTATGTTTTGCTCAGAAGAAATAGAGGCTTTAGGCCCTAG
- the rlmB gene encoding 23S rRNA (guanosine(2251)-2'-O)-methyltransferase RlmB, with amino-acid sequence MKSLKVNESFWLYGKHTCMSALKNKNRQCIEFLMTENFYKEHEKEIRHLADSKNIKAHLVANKTLSNILPKGANHQGVALKVASILHSLSIEEIAENLSNSSTIVILDQVTDTHNIGSILRTSACFNVDAVVLPYNHSPSENASIAKTASGASDIVPLIYVTNIVKTMEYLKKVGYWCYGFDSNAKENIDQIKSFGKKVVIIFGSEEKGIRRLVKENCDYLVKIPMSNVIDSLNVSNAAAIGLYSIYIKMQTTAH; translated from the coding sequence ATGAAATCATTAAAAGTTAACGAGAGTTTCTGGCTGTACGGAAAGCACACCTGCATGTCAGCACTGAAAAATAAAAATAGGCAGTGTATAGAATTCTTAATGACAGAAAACTTCTATAAGGAACATGAAAAAGAAATCAGACACCTTGCAGATAGTAAAAACATTAAAGCTCACCTGGTAGCAAACAAAACACTGAGCAATATTTTGCCTAAAGGTGCTAATCACCAAGGAGTTGCTCTAAAAGTTGCTTCTATTCTTCACAGCCTTAGCATCGAAGAAATAGCCGAAAACTTAAGCAACAGCTCCACTATAGTCATTTTAGATCAAGTCACTGATACACACAATATAGGATCAATTTTAAGAACATCAGCTTGTTTTAATGTTGATGCGGTAGTTTTACCATATAACCATTCACCAAGTGAAAATGCATCTATCGCAAAAACAGCAAGTGGAGCATCAGACATTGTCCCACTAATATATGTTACAAACATAGTAAAAACCATGGAGTATCTAAAAAAAGTCGGCTATTGGTGTTACGGATTCGATAGCAATGCCAAAGAGAATATAGATCAGATAAAGAGCTTTGGAAAAAAAGTAGTGATCATCTTTGGTTCTGAAGAGAAAGGAATACGAAGATTAGTTAAAGAAAATTGTGATTATCTTGTAAAAATCCCAATGTCAAACGTAATTGACAGCTTAAATGTTTCAAATGCAGCGGCAATAGGATTATACTCCATTTACATTAAAATGCAAACAACTGCACATTAG
- a CDS encoding IS982 family transposase: protein MKKDITELYCCVEDFCYMVDENFANMLVSNGRKPTRIPGITIPEILTIVLLYHQSPCKNFKAFYLLCLPFYRSEFPKLPTYDRFIALKSRVLWYLALLLQWFCEQAKMTGISYIDTSSIAVCHPKRISRNKVFKGLAKLGKTTYGWFLGFKLHLVINEIGEIQAFTLTRGNVDDRKPVPTLTKKLAGLLFGDKGYIKKELFEKLFNRGLKLVTKVKKSMKNSLISLKEKILLRKRSIVETVFDSLKNKFEIGHTRHRSPINFLVHIFSALISYSMQSKKPSISSSFFAG, encoded by the coding sequence ATGAAGAAAGATATTACAGAACTTTATTGTTGCGTCGAGGATTTTTGTTACATGGTTGATGAGAATTTTGCCAATATGCTCGTATCAAATGGAAGAAAACCAACTAGAATACCAGGAATTACCATTCCAGAAATTCTTACCATCGTCCTATTATACCATCAATCCCCATGCAAAAATTTCAAAGCTTTTTACCTACTTTGTCTGCCATTTTACAGATCAGAATTTCCCAAATTGCCAACATATGATCGGTTTATTGCCCTTAAGTCGCGAGTTTTATGGTATTTAGCATTGCTTTTGCAATGGTTCTGCGAACAAGCAAAAATGACAGGTATTTCCTACATCGACACTTCTTCAATCGCCGTTTGCCATCCAAAAAGAATCTCAAGAAACAAAGTGTTCAAGGGATTGGCGAAGCTTGGAAAAACTACATATGGCTGGTTTTTAGGCTTCAAATTGCACTTGGTGATTAACGAAATTGGGGAAATTCAAGCATTTACGCTAACCAGAGGTAACGTTGATGACAGAAAGCCTGTGCCAACTTTAACTAAAAAACTAGCCGGACTTTTATTTGGAGATAAGGGCTATATAAAGAAAGAGCTCTTTGAGAAACTCTTCAATAGAGGCTTAAAACTCGTTACTAAAGTGAAAAAAAGTATGAAAAACTCACTAATTTCACTGAAAGAGAAAATTTTACTGAGAAAAAGATCGATTGTTGAGACAGTTTTTGACTCCTTGAAAAACAAGTTTGAGATTGGGCATACAAGACATAGATCACCTATAAATTTCCTAGTTCATATTTTTTCTGCTCTGATTTCATATTCCATGCAGTCGAAAAAGCCCTCTATTTCTTCTTCTTTCTTTGCTGGCTAA
- a CDS encoding cytochrome c oxidase subunit 3, which produces MKSKEHDFHLVDPSPWPIAISAAILIFVLGLVGTLHKQISGVFGLALGVSTVSGVLFYWWRDVIKEAIYDKCHTTIVKHGLKLAMYLFILSEVVFFIAFFCSFFKAWIDPVFLFEAFSPTERVKWPPNGVLAPDPWSLPFMNTLILLLSGTTVASAHHFLLENDQKGMIKMLSITILLGVFFIIVQAIEYNEASFSLQDTGEKLIYASNFYMITGFHCAHVIIGIIFLSVCLFRAQRGQFTSQDHLCFEFASWYWHFVDIVWIFLFVFIYWVSVY; this is translated from the coding sequence ATGAAAAGTAAAGAACATGATTTTCATTTAGTGGATCCAAGCCCTTGGCCAATTGCTATATCAGCAGCGATTCTTATTTTTGTACTTGGATTAGTTGGCACACTCCATAAGCAAATTTCTGGGGTATTTGGTTTAGCTTTGGGAGTTTCTACAGTATCAGGAGTATTGTTCTATTGGTGGAGAGATGTAATAAAAGAAGCGATTTATGATAAGTGCCATACTACAATTGTAAAACATGGCCTCAAACTTGCAATGTATCTATTTATTCTTTCAGAAGTTGTATTTTTTATAGCATTCTTTTGTTCGTTTTTTAAAGCCTGGATTGATCCAGTTTTTTTGTTTGAAGCTTTTTCCCCTACAGAAAGAGTTAAATGGCCTCCTAATGGAGTTTTAGCACCTGATCCATGGTCATTACCGTTCATGAATACGTTAATATTGCTACTTTCTGGTACAACAGTTGCATCAGCACATCATTTTTTACTTGAAAATGATCAAAAAGGCATGATTAAAATGCTGTCCATAACTATATTGCTCGGGGTGTTTTTTATAATAGTACAAGCAATAGAGTATAACGAGGCAAGTTTTTCTCTACAAGACACAGGAGAAAAGTTAATCTATGCATCCAATTTTTATATGATTACAGGGTTTCACTGCGCACATGTTATAATAGGAATAATATTCTTATCAGTATGTTTGTTTAGAGCGCAAAGGGGTCAATTTACATCTCAAGATCATTTGTGCTTTGAATTTGCTTCTTGGTATTGGCACTTTGTAGATATAGTCTGGATATTTTTGTTTGTGTTTATATATTGGGTAAGTGTTTATTAA
- a CDS encoding Bax inhibitor-1/YccA family protein has translation MSYIRNEQDIRSQGVYYSAGLRSYLTKVYNYMALALGVTGLVAFLTVFSGLFQVIYSNPILSLLVTFSPVALVFYMSFRLQNLSAQSTVVIFFLFSALMGLSLSHIFIIYTAENIARAFFITSIMFGSMALYGNTTKRDLTSMGSFLIMGVWGLIIASIVNLFLGSSPLYFAISFISVIVFTLLTAYDAQRIKDIYYRYNDGSEIAATKWAIHGATSLYFDFINIFLNLLRLLNLFNNRN, from the coding sequence ATGTCTTACATAAGAAATGAACAAGATATTCGCTCTCAAGGCGTTTATTATAGTGCTGGACTTAGAAGTTACCTAACTAAAGTATACAATTACATGGCTTTAGCTTTGGGTGTTACCGGGCTCGTTGCATTTTTAACAGTGTTTTCTGGTCTTTTTCAAGTGATCTATTCTAATCCTATTCTGTCACTCCTAGTAACGTTCTCTCCAGTTGCATTAGTGTTTTATATGTCTTTCAGACTTCAAAACTTAAGTGCCCAATCCACAGTGGTTATATTTTTCTTATTTTCAGCTTTAATGGGGCTCTCCTTATCTCATATCTTCATAATTTATACTGCGGAAAACATAGCAAGAGCATTTTTTATCACATCGATTATGTTTGGCTCTATGGCTTTATATGGTAATACCACAAAAAGAGATTTAACAAGCATGGGTTCCTTCTTAATTATGGGAGTTTGGGGGTTAATTATTGCATCAATAGTAAACTTATTTCTTGGAAGCAGTCCTCTTTACTTTGCAATATCATTCATATCAGTAATAGTATTTACCTTGCTGACTGCATACGATGCTCAGAGAATCAAGGATATTTATTATCGATATAACGATGGCTCAGAAATCGCAGCAACTAAGTGGGCAATACACGGTGCAACCAGTCTCTATTTTGACTTTATTAATATATTTCTCAATTTACTTAGGTTGCTTAACTTATTTAATAACAGAAACTAG